One Pseudonocardia sediminis DNA window includes the following coding sequences:
- a CDS encoding GNAT family N-acetyltransferase gives MNSVPDPAAGTSSVTGPHPVPDPAPDIAHDLGSLWVAVTAAGGAVDFVAGDPEDGIRALAATTVADVRAGRARMLALTDDAGLAGTVFLTPGSGIMAHRAEVGRLMVRPDLRGRGWGTVLLDAAVAEGTALGLAQLTLGCRGGTSLPAFYAARGWEEYGVLTDGVRLSADDARSVHLFRRRLS, from the coding sequence GTGAACTCCGTCCCGGACCCGGCCGCCGGCACGTCGTCGGTGACCGGGCCGCACCCGGTGCCGGACCCGGCCCCGGACATCGCACACGACCTGGGGTCGCTCTGGGTCGCGGTCACCGCGGCCGGCGGCGCCGTCGACTTCGTGGCCGGCGACCCGGAGGACGGGATCCGGGCCCTGGCCGCGACGACGGTCGCCGACGTCCGGGCCGGACGCGCCCGGATGCTGGCGCTCACCGACGACGCGGGCCTCGCGGGGACGGTGTTCCTCACGCCCGGCAGCGGGATCATGGCGCACCGGGCCGAGGTCGGACGGCTGATGGTCCGTCCCGACCTGCGGGGGCGCGGCTGGGGGACCGTCCTGCTGGACGCGGCCGTCGCCGAGGGCACGGCACTGGGCCTGGCGCAGCTGACGCTGGGCTGCCGCGGCGGGACGTCGTTGCCGGCGTTCTACGCCGCGCGCGGCTGGGAGGAGTACGGCGTGCTCACCGACGGCGTGCGCCTGTCCGCCGACGACGCCCGGTCCGTGCATCTGTTCCGGCGCCGCCTGTCCTGA
- a CDS encoding glycerophosphodiester phosphodiesterase family protein — translation MAVRTAWFLVVCLLASVLLPGVAAAGPGRPFDLQAHRGGMGLSVESSLLSFGTALDVGVRTLELDVQITRDGRAVVTHDRRTNPQVCRDTAPVAAGDPAFPYVGKLVKDLTLAQARTLDCGSVRRPDMPAQRLSPGARMLELHEVFDLARARRADDVRFNVETKVEAGSPDETAPREQFVRVVASEVRRAGVGRRTSVQSFDLGALIRMRQVAPELPTVALMNESFLQLGRPGASPWLGGLDADSYGSDPATALVGVARAVGASAISPVQGTPQSGGVTQPGFVAFTTAEMIRRAHAAGLLVIPWTVDDVPTMAAMIDAGADGLITNHPDRLRWLLAREGRPLPAPHPAG, via the coding sequence GTGGCCGTGCGCACCGCCTGGTTCCTCGTCGTCTGCCTGCTCGCCTCCGTGCTGCTCCCGGGCGTCGCGGCGGCCGGACCGGGCAGGCCGTTCGACCTGCAGGCCCACCGCGGCGGGATGGGCCTGTCGGTGGAGAGCTCACTGCTGTCCTTCGGGACGGCGCTCGACGTGGGTGTGCGCACGCTGGAGCTGGACGTGCAGATCACCCGCGACGGACGGGCGGTGGTCACCCACGACCGTCGCACCAACCCGCAGGTGTGCCGCGACACCGCGCCCGTCGCGGCGGGCGACCCGGCGTTCCCCTACGTCGGGAAGCTGGTCAAGGACCTGACCCTGGCGCAGGCCCGGACGCTGGACTGCGGCTCGGTCCGCCGTCCGGACATGCCCGCGCAGCGGCTCTCCCCGGGCGCCCGGATGCTCGAGCTGCACGAGGTGTTCGACCTCGCGAGGGCCCGCCGAGCCGACGACGTCCGGTTCAACGTCGAGACGAAGGTCGAGGCCGGGAGCCCGGACGAGACCGCGCCGCGCGAACAGTTCGTGCGGGTCGTGGCGTCCGAGGTGCGACGGGCCGGGGTCGGGCGCCGGACGTCGGTCCAGAGCTTCGACCTCGGTGCGTTGATCCGGATGCGTCAGGTCGCGCCGGAGCTGCCGACCGTGGCGCTGATGAACGAGAGCTTCCTGCAGCTCGGGAGGCCGGGAGCCTCACCGTGGCTGGGCGGGCTCGACGCCGACTCCTACGGGTCCGACCCGGCCACCGCGCTGGTCGGGGTGGCCCGGGCGGTCGGTGCGTCGGCCATCTCGCCGGTGCAGGGCACCCCGCAGTCCGGCGGGGTCACCCAGCCCGGCTTCGTCGCGTTCACCACGGCGGAGATGATCCGGCGCGCCCACGCCGCGGGGCTGCTCGTGATTCCGTGGACGGTCGACGACGTCCCCACCATGGCGGCGATGATCGACGCCGGGGCGGACGGGCTGATCACGAACCACCCGGACCGCCTCCGGTGGCTCCTGGCGCGCGAGGGACGCCCGCTGCCGGCGCCGCACCCCGCCGGGTGA
- the ndk gene encoding nucleoside-diphosphate kinase, whose amino-acid sequence MTERTLVLVKPDGVERKLVGEVISRIERKGLGLVALDLRVVDRELAAQHYAEHDGKPFFESLLEFITSGPVLAAVVEGPRAIAAWRQVAGGTDPVEKATPGSIRGDLALETGSNLVHGSDSPESAAREIKLWFPAL is encoded by the coding sequence GTGACTGAACGCACTCTCGTCCTGGTCAAGCCCGACGGTGTCGAGCGCAAGCTCGTCGGAGAGGTGATCTCCCGGATCGAGCGCAAGGGCCTGGGCCTCGTCGCCCTCGACCTGCGCGTCGTCGACCGTGAGCTGGCCGCCCAGCACTACGCCGAGCACGACGGCAAGCCGTTCTTCGAGTCCCTGCTCGAGTTCATCACCTCCGGACCGGTGTTGGCCGCCGTCGTCGAGGGCCCGCGCGCGATCGCGGCCTGGCGTCAGGTGGCCGGGGGCACCGACCCGGTGGAGAAGGCGACGCCGGGCAGCATCCGCGGCGACCTCGCCCTCGAGACCGGCTCCAACCTGGTGCACGGCTCGGACTCCCCGGAGTCGGCCGCCCGGGAGATCAAGCTCTGGTTCCCGGCTCTCTGA
- a CDS encoding DUF4233 domain-containing protein — MSESANDEHDPAGPDDGAGGVRPPATDPMKGIRGIFAATLILESIVVLLALLVLPKFGEGATAVGVTTMLLIALAMILASGLQRKSYGLNVALALQVITIVAGFWLVTGLGIMGVVFAIVWGILLWMRWDVRRKMERGLLPSQQS; from the coding sequence GTGAGCGAGTCCGCGAACGACGAGCACGACCCGGCCGGCCCGGACGACGGCGCCGGTGGCGTGCGGCCCCCGGCGACCGACCCGATGAAGGGCATCCGCGGCATTTTCGCGGCCACCCTGATCCTCGAGTCGATCGTGGTGCTGCTGGCCCTGCTGGTGCTGCCGAAGTTCGGCGAGGGCGCCACCGCGGTCGGGGTCACCACGATGCTGCTGATCGCGCTGGCGATGATCCTGGCCAGCGGGCTGCAGCGGAAGTCCTACGGGCTCAACGTCGCCCTCGCGCTCCAGGTGATCACGATCGTCGCGGGGTTCTGGCTGGTCACGGGCCTGGGCATCATGGGCGTGGTGTTCGCGATCGTCTGGGGCATCCTGCTCTGGATGCGCTGGGACGTCCGTCGCAAGATGGAGCGCGGGCTCCTGCCGTCGCAGCAGTCCTGA
- a CDS encoding ferredoxin reductase, with protein MFRVAPLRPGRRLLAAATAMTTPLLPEDFLGLIDPLWSTTQLRGRVVARRRETDRAVSVTIEPGRDWDGHRAGQYVRVGIDVDGVRHWRSYSLSGPQDADHLTITVQAVPDGIVSQKLVRDLPIGTIVQLEQAQGDFVLPDAPSPLLMVTAGSGITPVMGMLRTLDAAGAVPDVVVVHSAPSAEDSIFAAELAAMAERRSGLRVITRHTGEQGRLDLAELDELVPDWRDRDAYVCGPSELLDAAGTHWAATPDRLRVERFTAPARSTGGSGGRVEYGDRAVDVEPGTSLLEAGEAAGVLMPSGCRMGICFGCVLPLRDGQVRDLRTGDVHGEPGDLVQTCISGASGTARLDTP; from the coding sequence ATGTTCAGAGTCGCTCCGCTGCGGCCGGGCCGCCGGTTGCTGGCCGCCGCCACCGCCATGACCACCCCGCTGCTGCCCGAGGACTTCCTCGGCCTGATCGACCCCCTGTGGTCGACGACCCAGCTGCGCGGCCGGGTCGTCGCCCGCCGCCGGGAGACCGACCGTGCCGTCTCGGTGACGATCGAACCGGGACGGGACTGGGACGGGCACCGCGCCGGGCAGTACGTCCGCGTCGGGATCGACGTCGACGGCGTCCGGCACTGGCGCTCGTACTCCCTGTCCGGACCGCAGGACGCCGACCACCTGACGATCACCGTGCAGGCCGTGCCGGACGGGATCGTCTCGCAGAAGCTCGTCCGTGACCTGCCGATCGGCACGATCGTGCAGCTCGAGCAGGCACAGGGCGACTTCGTCCTCCCGGACGCGCCCTCGCCGCTGCTGATGGTCACCGCGGGCAGCGGGATCACCCCGGTGATGGGCATGCTGCGCACCCTGGACGCGGCCGGCGCCGTGCCGGACGTCGTCGTCGTGCACAGCGCGCCGTCGGCCGAGGACTCGATCTTCGCCGCCGAGCTGGCCGCGATGGCCGAGCGCCGCAGCGGGCTGCGGGTGATCACCCGGCACACCGGCGAGCAGGGCCGTCTCGACCTGGCCGAGCTCGACGAGCTGGTCCCCGACTGGCGCGACCGCGACGCCTACGTCTGCGGGCCGTCCGAGCTCCTCGACGCGGCCGGGACGCACTGGGCCGCGACGCCGGACAGGCTGCGCGTGGAGCGGTTCACCGCCCCGGCCCGCAGCACCGGCGGGTCCGGTGGACGCGTCGAGTACGGCGACCGGGCCGTCGACGTCGAGCCCGGCACCAGCCTGCTGGAGGCCGGTGAGGCCGCGGGCGTGCTGATGCCCAGCGGCTGCCGGATGGGCATCTGCTTCGGCTGCGTGCTCCCGCTGCGCGACGGCCAGGTCCGCGACCTGCGCACCGGTGACGTGCACGGCGAGCCCGGCGACCTGGTCCAGACCTGCATCTCCGGGGCGAGCGGCACCGCTCGTCTCGACACCCCCTGA
- a CDS encoding MerR family transcriptional regulator: MSEELAHDGWRTIDELARASGVTVRNIRAYQARGLLPPPQVQARTGYYGPGHEARLELIKDLQDEGVKLDTIKKLLDTTGGSTEQVVHFIRTVRGLFGSEERQIVSLAELIERFQATDTAILKRGQKMGLLRELGDDQYEEVSPRLMNAAADLTGLGIPIERSLDVVEQMRKHADGIAKTYVDLFLGEIWQPFDASGRPSDQWPRVYETIEALRRISGEAMLAVLELAVSERLDVTFGRDIARNVKTPGAPPPGEKPAADADPDDTSSES; this comes from the coding sequence ATGTCGGAGGAGCTCGCGCATGACGGATGGCGGACGATCGACGAGCTGGCCCGGGCCAGCGGCGTCACGGTGCGCAACATCCGCGCCTACCAGGCACGCGGCCTGCTCCCCCCGCCCCAGGTCCAGGCCCGCACCGGCTACTACGGTCCCGGCCACGAGGCCCGCCTGGAGCTGATCAAGGACCTGCAGGACGAGGGCGTCAAGCTCGACACGATCAAGAAGCTGCTCGACACCACGGGCGGGTCGACCGAGCAGGTCGTGCACTTCATCCGCACCGTGCGCGGTCTGTTCGGCTCCGAGGAGCGCCAGATCGTCAGCCTCGCCGAGCTGATCGAGCGCTTCCAGGCCACCGACACCGCGATCCTCAAACGCGGCCAGAAGATGGGCCTGCTGCGCGAGCTCGGTGACGACCAGTACGAGGAGGTCAGCCCGCGTCTGATGAACGCCGCGGCGGACCTGACCGGGCTCGGCATCCCGATCGAGCGGTCCCTCGACGTCGTCGAGCAGATGCGCAAGCACGCCGACGGGATCGCCAAGACCTACGTCGACCTGTTCCTCGGCGAGATCTGGCAGCCCTTCGACGCGTCCGGACGTCCCTCGGACCAGTGGCCCCGGGTCTACGAGACGATCGAGGCGCTCCGCCGGATCTCCGGCGAGGCCATGCTCGCGGTGCTGGAGCTGGCCGTGTCCGAGCGACTGGACGTGACGTTCGGCCGCGACATCGCCCGCAACGTCAAGACCCCCGGTGCCCCACCCCCCGGGGAGAAACCGGCGGCGGACGCGGATCCCGACGACACCTCGTCGGAGTCCTGA
- the dapA gene encoding 4-hydroxy-tetrahydrodipicolinate synthase encodes MITGSIVAIVTPMREDGEVDHKALGELVERQVAAGTSAIVSVGTTGESSTLSVLEHTEVMRRTIEVASGRVPVIAGTGANSTSEAIHLTRAARAAGADGALLVTPYYNKPPQEGLYRHFRTIAEAVDIPQYLYNVPGRTACDMLPSTVARLAEIPNIVGLKEAKGDLDRVRELVALELPDFALYSGDDGTARASMLAGFHGDISVTANVAPETMARMCKAAVAGDSEDASALDADLAGLHSALFVEPNPIPVKWALAEMGLMPGGIRLPLVPLDEWHHEDVRSALRSAGLLS; translated from the coding sequence ATGATCACCGGAAGCATCGTCGCGATCGTCACCCCCATGCGCGAGGACGGCGAGGTCGACCACAAGGCGCTCGGTGAGCTGGTCGAACGGCAGGTCGCCGCGGGGACGTCGGCGATCGTCTCGGTCGGCACCACCGGCGAGTCGTCGACGCTGTCGGTGCTCGAGCACACCGAGGTCATGCGCCGCACCATCGAGGTCGCCTCCGGGCGGGTCCCGGTGATCGCCGGTACCGGCGCGAACTCCACCTCCGAGGCGATCCACCTGACCCGGGCCGCCCGCGCGGCCGGTGCGGACGGCGCCCTGCTGGTCACGCCGTACTACAACAAGCCCCCGCAGGAGGGCCTCTACCGGCACTTCCGCACGATCGCCGAGGCCGTGGACATCCCGCAGTACCTCTACAACGTCCCGGGCCGCACGGCCTGCGACATGCTGCCCTCCACCGTCGCCCGGCTCGCCGAGATCCCGAACATCGTCGGGCTCAAGGAGGCGAAGGGTGACCTGGACCGGGTCCGCGAGCTGGTCGCGCTCGAGCTGCCCGACTTCGCGCTCTACTCCGGCGACGACGGCACCGCCCGGGCCAGCATGCTCGCCGGGTTCCACGGCGACATCTCGGTGACCGCGAACGTCGCCCCGGAGACGATGGCGCGGATGTGCAAGGCCGCCGTCGCCGGGGACTCGGAGGACGCCTCCGCCCTCGACGCCGACCTGGCCGGGCTGCACAGTGCGCTGTTCGTCGAGCCGAACCCGATCCCGGTGAAGTGGGCCCTGGCCGAGATGGGCCTGATGCCCGGCGGGATCCGGCTCCCGCTGGTGCCGCTGGACGAGTGGCACCACGAGGACGTCCGCTCCGCCCTGCGCAGCGCCGGTCTGCTGAGCTGA